A genomic segment from Thermotoga neapolitana DSM 4359 encodes:
- a CDS encoding FlgD immunoglobulin-like domain containing protein, whose translation MRKLLPIFLVLAATVMAGNYVLVVYSEPLSQVFINGNYVGTVDVTGQMVLTLNSSGKFVITVKKAWYVPFEGEVIITSPGEFVVFANLREAGALRVFSNVYPVEVFAEGRYIGKVYSVKDVLYVPAGTVTLTFKAEGYREKTVTVQISPRGERTLNIYLEEKVLELNLKIEPQKFSPNGDWYEDQTTFYVYLSKPANLSIEVLDDQGRVVWSKRLMGSEGTNKIIWNGKGVPDGRYRVRVTATTESEVQSVEQEVIIDRSEYTYFKELFIGSTLLVVLLLLLVH comes from the coding sequence ATGAGAAAACTCCTGCCGATCTTTCTTGTTCTGGCGGCCACCGTGATGGCGGGCAATTACGTTCTCGTAGTGTACTCAGAACCCCTTTCACAGGTCTTCATAAACGGAAACTACGTGGGAACGGTGGACGTGACCGGTCAGATGGTTTTGACGTTGAATTCTTCAGGAAAGTTCGTCATAACTGTGAAGAAGGCCTGGTACGTTCCCTTCGAAGGTGAAGTCATCATCACAAGTCCAGGAGAGTTCGTGGTCTTTGCCAATCTGAGAGAGGCCGGTGCACTGAGGGTCTTTTCGAACGTCTATCCTGTGGAAGTTTTCGCAGAGGGAAGGTACATTGGAAAGGTCTACAGTGTGAAAGACGTTCTTTACGTACCAGCCGGGACGGTGACACTCACCTTTAAAGCAGAGGGATACAGAGAAAAAACTGTGACGGTCCAGATATCTCCACGTGGAGAGAGAACCCTGAATATATATCTGGAAGAGAAGGTGCTTGAGTTGAACCTGAAGATAGAACCACAGAAGTTCTCTCCAAACGGTGACTGGTACGAAGATCAGACGACCTTTTACGTGTACCTGTCCAAACCAGCGAACCTGAGTATAGAGGTACTGGATGATCAGGGAAGAGTTGTCTGGTCGAAAAGACTGATGGGCTCTGAAGGAACAAACAAAATCATCTGGAACGGGAAAGGGGTTCCAGACGGAAGGTACAGGGTCAGAGTCACCGCAACGACGGAAAGCGAAGTTCAGTCTGTGGAACAGGAAGTGATCATCGACAGAAGCGAGTACACCTACTTCAAAGAACTCTTCATAGGTTCCACTCTGCTGGTGGTGCTACTGCTGCTGCTTGTTCACTAA
- a CDS encoding calcium/sodium antiporter, with protein sequence MEFLLTGLGITILVLGANWLIEGASSLALRLGISKLVVGLSVVAFGTSLPELVSSIVSASKGYTSIAISNVVGSNIANVGLCLGLAALFRAIPVKKSTIRSEIPFMILSTLSFISLFLKNNYLSWNDGVVFLSFMAIFMYYLVTSARDVVEEEMEEIKEQKSVPLSVAMISGGILALWFGGNLAIENAVKIARNFGLSQAFVGLTIVAVGTSLPELVVSVVSTVKKESDILVGNIVGSNIFNILLILGVSSFFNRLTVDVSNYTMDLVFLLVTSILVFVFSVSRKRISRLEGVSLLLVYSFYIYLVVSRG encoded by the coding sequence GTGGAATTTTTGCTGACCGGCCTTGGAATCACCATACTGGTTCTTGGTGCAAACTGGCTCATAGAGGGCGCATCTTCGCTCGCTTTGAGACTTGGAATTTCCAAACTGGTAGTCGGTCTTTCGGTTGTGGCCTTCGGGACCTCTCTTCCAGAACTTGTTTCCTCGATCGTTTCCGCCTCAAAGGGTTACACGAGCATCGCCATCTCGAACGTGGTCGGAAGCAACATAGCGAACGTGGGACTTTGTCTTGGTCTTGCAGCCCTCTTCAGGGCAATTCCTGTCAAGAAAAGCACGATCAGATCGGAGATACCTTTCATGATCCTTTCGACGCTCTCTTTCATCAGTCTTTTTTTGAAAAACAACTACCTCTCATGGAACGATGGAGTGGTTTTCCTCTCTTTCATGGCGATCTTCATGTACTATCTGGTCACCTCTGCAAGGGATGTGGTGGAAGAGGAAATGGAAGAGATAAAGGAACAAAAGAGTGTTCCTTTGAGTGTTGCGATGATATCGGGAGGCATTCTGGCACTCTGGTTCGGTGGAAACCTTGCCATTGAAAACGCCGTTAAGATAGCAAGAAATTTCGGCCTTTCTCAGGCGTTCGTTGGACTCACCATCGTCGCCGTGGGAACTTCTCTTCCAGAACTTGTGGTCAGCGTAGTTTCGACGGTGAAGAAAGAGAGCGACATACTCGTTGGCAACATAGTGGGAAGCAACATCTTCAACATCCTGCTCATACTCGGTGTGAGTTCTTTCTTTAACAGACTGACTGTGGACGTGTCAAACTACACCATGGACCTGGTGTTTCTGCTCGTCACATCAATTCTTGTGTTCGTGTTTTCGGTTTCAAGGAAAAGGATATCTCGTCTTGAAGGAGTATCTCTTCTGCTCGTTTATTCCTTTTACATCTACCTTGTTGTAAGCAGAGGTTAG
- a CDS encoding secondary thiamine-phosphate synthase enzyme YjbQ: MKSYRKELWFHTKKRREFINITPLLEECVKESGIKEGLLLCNAMHITASVFINDDEPGLHHDFEVWLEKLAPEKPYSQYRHNDTGEDNADAHLKRTIMGREVVIAITDGKLDLGPWEQVFYGEFDGMRPKRVLVKIIGE; this comes from the coding sequence ATGAAATCCTACAGGAAAGAGCTCTGGTTTCACACGAAGAAGAGGAGAGAATTCATCAACATAACACCCCTTCTGGAAGAGTGCGTGAAGGAGAGTGGTATAAAGGAAGGTCTTCTTCTGTGCAACGCCATGCACATCACAGCGAGTGTTTTCATAAACGACGATGAACCGGGTCTTCACCATGATTTCGAGGTATGGCTTGAAAAGCTCGCACCGGAGAAACCCTATTCCCAGTACAGGCACAACGACACCGGTGAAGACAACGCAGACGCCCATCTGAAACGAACGATCATGGGAAGAGAAGTGGTCATAGCGATCACGGATGGGAAACTGGATCTGGGGCCATGGGAACAGGTCTTCTACGGAGAATTCGACGGAATGAGGCCGAAAAGAGTTCTGGTCAAGATCATCGGAGAGTGA
- the rnr gene encoding ribonuclease R: MSLKKEVERFILSEDYKPMVLKEIYKRFKAKTREKRRKIREVVKKLEKEGKIFRDSKGRYRKLGEDLKVGTIEFTRSGYVAFVITDEFEEIAVPVEDTKYAMHKDRVVVEIVGTWRGLPRGRVVRVLERGLKRVVGVFDHKGTFGFVVPDDPKIAYDFYVAPENIDGAKPNQKVIAEILKYPSPGRNPEARVVKVLGDLDDPSIDLPSVIVKHDLPEPGEFPEEVLKEANAIPSRVRKKDLVGRKDMRDRVIVTIDGEDAKDFDDAISVEKLPNGNYLLGVHIADVSHYVKEGSALDQEAFRRGTSVYLIDTVIPMLPFRLSNGICSLVEGKDRLTMSVEMEIDREGRVVKYDVFPSVIRSKKRMIYERVNEFLEDPSSVKEYEPFSELIHNAVELAEILREARRKRGAIIDIESDEVKVVLDENGQVVDIVPRKRGIAERLIEEFMIRANETIAEIFDHAGLPFMYRVHEEPDPETIFQLKNYLEAMGIRAKFSHNIHPGMLQKLLEKVKDHPLRSSVERLLVRSMKRAMYSAVNIGHFGLASYAYTHFTSPIRRYPDLVVHRLLKLYLEQNGYFTPEQIDKFSKVLPKIAKHCSRRERVADEAEWDLIAMKKVEYISRHIGEVFDVVVTNITKFGLFVEIPEKSISGLVHISTLDDYYYYDESKNMLIGRRKGRIFRLGDVLKAKVVRADKIRGEIDFELVEKEEKEG, from the coding sequence ATGAGTTTGAAGAAAGAAGTGGAAAGGTTCATTTTGTCAGAGGATTACAAACCGATGGTTTTGAAGGAGATCTACAAAAGATTCAAAGCAAAGACGAGGGAGAAAAGAAGGAAAATCAGAGAAGTTGTGAAGAAACTTGAGAAAGAAGGAAAGATATTCAGGGACAGCAAGGGAAGGTACAGAAAGCTCGGGGAAGATCTGAAGGTTGGGACCATAGAATTCACCCGCAGTGGATACGTTGCCTTCGTCATCACGGACGAATTCGAAGAGATAGCAGTACCCGTTGAGGATACAAAATATGCCATGCACAAGGACAGAGTGGTAGTCGAAATAGTGGGTACCTGGCGAGGACTTCCAAGGGGACGTGTTGTGAGGGTCCTCGAGAGAGGCTTGAAGAGAGTTGTTGGTGTCTTCGATCACAAGGGGACCTTCGGATTTGTCGTGCCTGACGATCCAAAGATCGCCTACGACTTCTACGTTGCCCCTGAAAACATCGACGGAGCAAAGCCGAATCAGAAGGTGATAGCAGAGATATTGAAGTACCCCTCTCCGGGAAGAAATCCGGAAGCAAGGGTTGTGAAAGTTCTTGGAGATCTGGACGACCCATCCATTGACCTGCCCAGTGTGATAGTGAAGCACGACCTTCCAGAACCAGGAGAGTTTCCCGAAGAAGTGCTGAAGGAGGCAAATGCGATACCATCAAGGGTGAGAAAAAAAGATCTTGTGGGAAGAAAAGACATGAGGGACAGGGTCATCGTCACCATAGATGGAGAAGACGCCAAAGATTTCGACGATGCCATCTCGGTGGAAAAACTACCGAACGGGAATTACCTTCTCGGTGTTCACATAGCGGACGTTTCCCACTACGTGAAAGAAGGATCCGCTCTGGATCAGGAGGCTTTCAGAAGAGGAACGAGTGTCTACCTCATAGACACCGTCATACCGATGCTTCCGTTCAGACTCTCCAATGGAATATGCAGCCTTGTAGAGGGAAAAGACAGGCTCACGATGAGTGTGGAGATGGAGATAGACCGGGAAGGCCGCGTTGTGAAGTACGATGTCTTTCCCAGCGTGATAAGAAGCAAAAAGAGAATGATCTACGAAAGGGTTAACGAGTTCCTGGAAGATCCCTCTTCGGTGAAAGAATACGAACCCTTCAGTGAACTGATACACAACGCCGTGGAACTTGCCGAGATCCTGAGAGAGGCAAGGAGGAAAAGAGGTGCCATAATAGACATAGAAAGCGACGAAGTGAAGGTTGTACTCGACGAAAACGGCCAGGTGGTGGACATCGTTCCCAGAAAAAGAGGCATCGCAGAGAGGTTGATAGAGGAGTTCATGATAAGGGCAAACGAAACGATCGCGGAGATCTTCGACCACGCCGGACTTCCCTTCATGTACCGGGTCCACGAAGAACCCGATCCCGAGACGATCTTTCAGTTGAAGAACTACCTCGAAGCGATGGGAATAAGGGCAAAGTTCTCACACAACATACATCCCGGCATGCTTCAGAAACTCCTCGAGAAGGTGAAGGACCATCCCCTAAGAAGCAGTGTGGAGAGACTCCTTGTCCGATCGATGAAGAGGGCAATGTATTCCGCTGTGAACATCGGACACTTTGGGCTTGCCTCTTACGCTTACACACACTTCACCTCTCCCATAAGAAGGTATCCAGACCTTGTTGTTCACCGGCTTTTGAAACTGTATCTTGAGCAAAATGGATACTTCACACCTGAACAGATCGACAAGTTCTCCAAAGTGCTTCCAAAGATCGCAAAACACTGCAGTAGGAGAGAAAGAGTAGCGGATGAAGCAGAATGGGACCTCATCGCCATGAAGAAAGTCGAGTACATCTCCCGCCACATAGGTGAAGTGTTCGATGTGGTGGTGACAAACATCACAAAATTCGGTCTTTTCGTGGAGATTCCAGAAAAGAGCATCTCAGGTCTCGTACACATATCGACGCTCGACGACTACTATTACTACGATGAATCGAAGAACATGCTGATCGGAAGAAGGAAAGGGCGCATCTTCAGACTTGGAGATGTCCTCAAAGCAAAGGTTGTGAGGGCAGACAAGATCAGAGGGGAAATAGACTTCGAACTCGTAGAGAAGGAGGAGAAAGAAGGATGA
- the upp gene encoding uracil phosphoribosyltransferase, translating to MKNLVVVDHPLIKHKLTIMRDKNTGPKEFRELLKEITLLLAYEATRHLKCEEVEVETPITKTTGYRINDKDIVVVPILRAGLVMADGILELLPNASVGHIGIYRDPETLRAVEYYAKLPPLDGDKEVFLLDPMLATGVSSVKALDILKENGARKITLVALIAAPEGVEAVEEKHSDVKIYVAALDERLNDHGYIIPGLGDAGDRLFRTK from the coding sequence ATGAAGAACCTGGTCGTGGTGGACCATCCGCTCATAAAACACAAACTGACGATCATGAGGGACAAAAACACCGGTCCGAAAGAATTCAGAGAGCTTTTGAAGGAGATCACACTCCTTCTCGCTTACGAGGCAACAAGGCATCTGAAGTGCGAAGAGGTTGAGGTGGAAACTCCTATCACAAAGACCACAGGATACCGCATAAACGACAAGGACATCGTGGTGGTTCCCATACTCAGGGCAGGACTTGTGATGGCAGATGGTATACTGGAACTGCTTCCGAACGCTTCGGTGGGGCATATCGGAATATACAGAGATCCTGAGACGCTTCGTGCTGTGGAGTATTACGCCAAGTTGCCTCCTCTAGACGGTGATAAGGAAGTCTTCCTTCTGGACCCGATGCTTGCAACCGGTGTTTCCTCTGTAAAAGCACTCGATATCCTGAAGGAAAACGGTGCCAGGAAGATCACCCTGGTTGCCCTGATCGCTGCACCGGAGGGAGTGGAAGCGGTGGAAGAAAAACACAGTGATGTTAAGATATACGTTGCTGCTCTGGACGAAAGACTGAACGACCATGGTTACATCATACCGGGGCTTGGGGATGCGGGGGACAGACTTTTCAGAACAAAATGA
- the glyA gene encoding serine hydroxymethyltransferase yields MWEHVKKVDPEIYEVLVNELRRQEYGLELIASENFASLAVIETMGSVLTNKYAEGYPGRRYYGGCEWVDRAEELAIERAKKLFGAEFANVQPHSGSQANMAVYLALAQPGDTIMGMSLSHGGHLTHGAPVNFSGRIFKVVHYGVNLETETIDYDEVRKLALEHRPKIIVAGGSAYARTIDFKRFREIADEVGAYLMVDMAHFAGLVAAGIHPNPVEYAHVVTSTTHKTLRGPRGGLILTNDPEIAKAVDKTIFPGIQGGPLMHVIAAKAVCFKEAMSEEFREYQKQVVKNAKKMAEEMKKRGYRIVSGGTDTHLFLVDLTPKDITGKAAEKALESCGITVNKNTIPNEKRSPFVASGIRIGTPAVTTRGMKEKEMEEIVELIDYVLSSITDEKGTVRPEVREEVTRRVRKLCEMFPLYRDKIEGVEI; encoded by the coding sequence GTGTGGGAACACGTGAAGAAGGTGGATCCAGAAATCTACGAGGTACTGGTGAACGAACTCAGAAGACAGGAGTACGGTCTTGAGCTGATCGCCTCAGAGAACTTCGCATCCCTTGCCGTCATAGAAACCATGGGAAGTGTGCTCACCAACAAGTACGCAGAGGGATACCCTGGAAGGAGATACTACGGCGGATGTGAATGGGTGGACAGAGCAGAAGAACTTGCCATAGAGAGGGCAAAGAAACTGTTCGGTGCAGAGTTTGCAAACGTTCAACCTCACTCCGGTTCACAGGCAAACATGGCGGTCTATCTGGCTCTCGCACAGCCTGGGGATACGATCATGGGAATGTCTCTGTCGCACGGAGGTCATTTAACACATGGAGCACCCGTGAACTTCTCCGGCAGGATCTTCAAAGTGGTCCACTACGGAGTCAATCTGGAAACAGAAACGATAGATTACGATGAGGTGAGAAAACTGGCCCTGGAACACAGACCAAAGATCATCGTCGCGGGTGGTAGTGCTTATGCCCGAACGATTGATTTCAAAAGGTTCAGAGAGATCGCTGACGAGGTGGGAGCCTACCTGATGGTGGATATGGCGCACTTTGCAGGGCTGGTTGCGGCAGGGATTCATCCTAATCCCGTTGAGTACGCTCACGTGGTGACTTCCACCACACACAAAACCCTCAGGGGGCCAAGGGGAGGTCTGATCCTCACCAACGATCCGGAGATCGCCAAGGCTGTGGACAAAACAATCTTTCCTGGAATTCAGGGTGGGCCTCTCATGCACGTTATAGCGGCCAAGGCTGTGTGTTTTAAAGAAGCGATGAGCGAAGAGTTCAGAGAGTACCAGAAACAGGTCGTGAAGAACGCGAAGAAGATGGCGGAGGAGATGAAGAAAAGAGGATACAGAATCGTCTCCGGTGGAACCGATACACACCTGTTCCTCGTGGATCTCACCCCGAAAGACATAACAGGAAAAGCCGCAGAAAAGGCCCTCGAAAGCTGCGGCATCACAGTGAACAAGAACACCATTCCGAACGAGAAGAGATCTCCCTTCGTTGCGAGCGGTATAAGGATCGGAACTCCTGCCGTCACCACACGTGGTATGAAGGAAAAAGAGATGGAAGAAATAGTGGAACTGATAGATTATGTTCTTTCCAGCATCACAGACGAAAAAGGAACGGTGAGACCAGAGGTCCGGGAAGAGGTAACGAGGAGAGTGAGAAAGCTTTGTGAGATGTTCCCGCTCTATAGGGACAAGATCGAAGGGGTGGAAATATGA
- the cysS gene encoding cysteine--tRNA ligase: MRITNTLTGKKEEFVPLQPGVVRMYVCGPTVYDLIHVGNARPAVVFDVFRRYLEYRGYRVIMVQNFTDIDDKIINKANQLGVDPKMVADTFIAEYWRDAHALGIRPANFHPRTTDFVDDIVEIIEKLVERGYAYQTKTGVYFDVRKFKKYGELSKKRIEDLIAGARVEVDETKNFPLDFSLWKRAKPGEPCWNSPWGEGRPGWHIECTVMSVKILGESFDIHAGGEDLVFPHHENEKAQAEALTGKIFAKYWMHNGMVRFLGDKMSKSTGNIFTVREAVKKYGRDGLRYMILSKHYRSPMDFSEDLLSDYSKAVRRVWEILRRYESNGVTGIPKRNTVYEEYVNRFVEALDDDFNTPVAVSILFELAKNLSKSMEEGDQENALLFYHLIRREFGPVLGLFDLNEERREVAGESLLGILIEVRETLRKEKRYDLSDWIRDRLRENGIILRDTPSGTEYSVE; this comes from the coding sequence ATGAGGATAACGAATACTCTGACCGGGAAGAAGGAGGAGTTTGTACCGTTACAACCCGGTGTTGTAAGGATGTATGTGTGTGGTCCCACCGTTTACGATCTGATACACGTGGGAAACGCACGACCTGCAGTCGTATTCGACGTGTTCAGAAGGTACCTCGAATACAGAGGTTACAGGGTGATCATGGTTCAGAACTTCACGGACATAGACGACAAGATCATAAACAAGGCAAATCAACTCGGCGTTGATCCAAAGATGGTGGCAGATACGTTCATAGCGGAGTACTGGAGGGATGCCCACGCACTTGGAATAAGACCTGCGAACTTTCACCCCAGAACCACCGATTTTGTCGATGACATCGTTGAAATCATAGAAAAACTCGTCGAAAGAGGATACGCCTATCAGACAAAAACAGGTGTTTACTTCGACGTGAGAAAATTCAAAAAGTACGGCGAACTCTCAAAGAAGAGGATCGAAGACCTCATCGCCGGTGCCAGGGTTGAGGTGGACGAGACGAAGAATTTTCCACTCGACTTTTCGCTGTGGAAGAGGGCCAAACCGGGAGAACCGTGCTGGAATTCTCCATGGGGTGAGGGAAGGCCGGGCTGGCACATAGAGTGTACCGTCATGTCGGTGAAAATTCTGGGTGAAAGTTTCGACATCCACGCAGGAGGAGAGGACCTGGTATTTCCCCACCACGAGAATGAAAAGGCCCAGGCTGAGGCTCTGACGGGGAAAATTTTTGCGAAGTACTGGATGCACAACGGAATGGTGAGATTCCTCGGTGACAAGATGAGCAAGTCGACGGGGAATATATTCACCGTTCGTGAGGCTGTGAAAAAGTACGGAAGAGACGGTCTGAGGTACATGATCCTCTCAAAACACTATCGCTCTCCGATGGATTTCTCGGAGGATCTTCTGAGTGATTACTCGAAGGCAGTTCGCCGTGTCTGGGAGATTCTCAGAAGATACGAAAGCAACGGCGTGACCGGCATTCCAAAGAGAAACACCGTTTATGAAGAGTACGTGAACAGATTTGTGGAGGCACTCGACGATGACTTCAACACGCCGGTGGCCGTGTCCATTCTCTTTGAACTTGCAAAAAATCTTAGCAAATCCATGGAAGAAGGCGATCAGGAAAATGCCCTCCTCTTCTATCACCTCATCAGAAGAGAGTTTGGTCCCGTTCTTGGTCTGTTCGATCTGAACGAAGAAAGAAGAGAAGTTGCAGGTGAGTCTCTCCTTGGAATATTGATAGAAGTGAGAGAGACTTTGAGAAAAGAGAAAAGGTACGACCTTTCCGACTGGATCAGAGATCGTCTGAGAGAGAATGGAATCATCCTGAGGGATACCCCTTCGGGAACAGAATACAGTGTCGAGTGA
- a CDS encoding chemotaxis protein CheW — MELKVVTFKLGNQVFGVDIMKVESIVEVEKIVPVPETAEFIEGVMNLRGKIIPVVNLRKKFKMPDMEDKTRAKIIVAMVKDTQVGFLVDDVSEVLTLTEEDVEQPPQNLAGRGREYILGLAKVRDDIVIILNIEEVLTSEELVEISNINV; from the coding sequence ATGGAGCTGAAGGTAGTGACCTTCAAGCTGGGGAATCAGGTGTTCGGTGTGGACATCATGAAGGTCGAAAGCATCGTTGAGGTGGAAAAGATCGTGCCTGTTCCCGAGACAGCAGAGTTCATTGAAGGTGTGATGAACTTGAGAGGAAAGATCATTCCGGTGGTGAACCTCAGGAAGAAATTCAAAATGCCGGATATGGAAGACAAGACCAGGGCGAAGATCATCGTTGCCATGGTGAAGGACACGCAGGTTGGATTTCTGGTGGATGACGTGAGTGAGGTTTTGACCCTCACGGAGGAAGATGTAGAGCAGCCTCCCCAGAACCTTGCCGGAAGGGGAAGAGAGTATATCCTCGGTCTTGCAAAGGTGAGAGACGATATTGTGATCATTCTGAACATAGAGGAGGTTCTCACATCGGAAGAACTGGTGGAGATCAGCAACATCAACGTGTGA
- a CDS encoding biotin/lipoyl-containing protein gives MVRKFRVVVNGKEYVVEVEEIGNPQKVQEKPKTNPVSSVPSTAVEEKKQVQEPKPEIVEREEIPGGEEKLVKAPMAGIVLKILVKEGQQVKVGDKLLVFEAMKMENELQSEFSGTVKEILVKEGENIETGQVLMKIV, from the coding sequence ATGGTCAGAAAATTCCGGGTGGTGGTGAATGGAAAAGAATACGTAGTTGAAGTAGAAGAGATCGGAAACCCCCAGAAAGTTCAAGAAAAGCCGAAAACAAATCCTGTAAGTTCCGTTCCTTCCACTGCAGTGGAAGAGAAAAAACAGGTACAGGAACCAAAACCAGAAATCGTTGAAAGAGAAGAAATTCCGGGTGGTGAAGAAAAGCTCGTTAAAGCCCCAATGGCAGGAATCGTTCTGAAGATTCTGGTGAAAGAAGGACAGCAAGTGAAGGTGGGAGACAAACTGCTCGTCTTTGAAGCCATGAAGATGGAAAACGAACTCCAGTCGGAGTTCTCCGGGACGGTGAAGGAGATACTCGTGAAGGAAGGAGAGAACATAGAAACCGGTCAGGTACTCATGAAGATAGTGTGA
- a CDS encoding acyl-CoA carboxylase subunit beta, with protein sequence MGLKEKLEDLKRREKEIEQGGGPEKVEKQHRAGKLTAWERLELLLDPGTFVEMDKFVEHRNTYFGLDKMKLPRDGVITGIGEINGRKVAVFSQDFTVMGGSLGEMHAKKIVKLLDLALKMGIPVVGINDSGGARIQEGVDALAGYGEIFFRNTLASGVIPQITVIAGPCAGGAVYSPALTDFIVMVDQTARMFITGPNVIKAVTGEEISQEDLGGAMVHNQKSGNAHFLANDDERAMELVRKLLSYLPSNNAEEPPIENPDPELDMSDDILDVLPDNPNKGYDVREIIRRVVDHGEFFEVQPYFARNIVIGFGRVQGRVVGIVANQPSVLAGVLDIDSSDKAARFIRFLDAFNIPILTFVDTPGYLPGVAQEHGGIIRHGAKLLYAYSEATSPKITLILRKAYGGAYIAMGSKHLGADMVLAWPTAEIAVMGPEGAANIIFKKEIESSSNPEETRRKLIEEYKGQFANPYIAASRGYVDMVIDPRDTRKYIAKALEVCETKVEYRPKKKHGNIPL encoded by the coding sequence ATGGGTTTGAAGGAGAAACTGGAAGATCTGAAGAGAAGAGAAAAAGAGATAGAACAGGGTGGAGGACCAGAGAAGGTCGAAAAACAGCATCGAGCGGGAAAACTCACCGCGTGGGAGAGACTGGAATTACTCCTTGATCCTGGAACCTTCGTGGAGATGGACAAATTCGTCGAGCACAGAAACACCTACTTCGGCCTGGATAAGATGAAACTTCCAAGGGACGGGGTTATAACAGGGATAGGAGAAATAAACGGGAGAAAGGTGGCCGTTTTCTCACAGGACTTCACCGTGATGGGTGGATCTCTGGGAGAGATGCACGCGAAGAAGATAGTGAAACTGCTAGATCTTGCTTTGAAGATGGGAATTCCCGTTGTGGGAATAAACGATTCGGGTGGTGCCCGTATACAGGAAGGTGTGGACGCACTCGCCGGATACGGTGAGATATTCTTCAGGAACACCCTCGCCTCGGGAGTGATCCCGCAGATCACCGTGATAGCAGGACCCTGTGCCGGAGGTGCCGTCTACTCTCCCGCACTCACCGATTTCATCGTGATGGTTGATCAGACAGCGAGGATGTTCATAACGGGCCCAAACGTGATAAAGGCAGTGACAGGTGAAGAGATCTCCCAGGAAGACCTCGGAGGTGCCATGGTTCACAACCAGAAGAGCGGGAACGCCCACTTTCTGGCAAACGACGACGAGAGGGCAATGGAACTTGTAAGAAAGCTCCTTTCTTATCTTCCCTCCAACAACGCAGAGGAGCCTCCCATTGAAAACCCCGATCCAGAACTCGACATGTCCGATGATATTCTGGATGTTCTACCCGACAACCCGAACAAGGGCTACGACGTAAGGGAGATCATCAGGAGGGTGGTCGATCACGGTGAATTCTTCGAGGTCCAGCCGTACTTTGCAAGAAACATCGTGATCGGTTTTGGAAGAGTCCAGGGGAGAGTGGTGGGGATAGTGGCAAATCAGCCTTCGGTCCTTGCCGGTGTTCTGGACATAGATTCTTCGGATAAGGCTGCACGTTTCATAAGGTTTCTCGATGCCTTCAACATTCCGATATTGACCTTCGTGGATACACCCGGGTACCTTCCCGGTGTTGCACAGGAACACGGTGGAATCATCAGACATGGAGCAAAACTGCTTTATGCCTACAGTGAGGCAACGTCTCCAAAGATCACGTTGATCCTGAGGAAGGCCTACGGTGGAGCATACATCGCCATGGGTAGCAAACACCTCGGAGCCGATATGGTACTCGCCTGGCCCACCGCCGAGATTGCCGTCATGGGGCCAGAGGGAGCGGCGAACATCATTTTCAAGAAAGAAATCGAGTCCTCTTCGAATCCAGAAGAAACAAGGAGGAAACTCATCGAGGAGTACAAAGGGCAGTTTGCAAATCCCTACATAGCGGCGAGCAGAGGATACGTGGACATGGTGATAGATCCGCGGGATACGAGAAAGTACATAGCAAAAGCCCTCGAAGTGTGTGAAACAAAGGTCGAGTACAGACCGAAGAAAAAACACGGGAACATCCCATTGTGA